One genomic window of Phycisphaerae bacterium RAS1 includes the following:
- the folK gene encoding 2-amino-4-hydroxy-6-hydroxymethyldihydropteridine pyrophosphokinase has protein sequence MVKTSGESCGVAGERPAPPQLGGVFIGLGSNLGDREATLESAIAAIGASGAVRVLWRSRFYESDPVGGPAGQGRYLNGVIEVETELSAGDLLSRLMETERAHGRVRGERHGPRTLDLDLLLYRDEVIEAPGLVVPHPRMWEREFVVKPLREVCGEERFEMLRRRWAAARI, from the coding sequence ATGGTGAAGACGAGCGGGGAAAGTTGCGGAGTTGCGGGCGAGAGGCCCGCACCACCCCAATTGGGTGGCGTGTTTATTGGGCTGGGATCAAACCTGGGCGATCGCGAGGCGACGCTGGAATCGGCCATTGCGGCGATCGGGGCTAGCGGCGCTGTTCGCGTTTTGTGGCGGTCCCGGTTTTACGAATCTGATCCGGTGGGCGGACCGGCGGGGCAGGGTCGCTATCTGAATGGGGTGATTGAGGTGGAGACGGAGCTGTCGGCGGGTGACTTGCTGTCGCGGCTGATGGAGACTGAGCGTGCCCATGGGCGCGTGCGCGGCGAGCGCCATGGGCCGCGGACGCTTGATCTGGATCTGTTGCTGTATCGGGACGAGGTCATTGAGGCGCCGGGGCTGGTTGTGCCGCATCCGCGGATGTGGGAGCGGGAGTTTGTGGTCAAGCCGCTGCGCGAGGTGTGCGGGGAGGAGCGGTTTGAAATGTTACGGCGGCGTTGGGCGGCGGCGCGGATCTGA
- the bar gene encoding Phosphinothricin N-acetyltransferase, with the protein MSTNVVVRDFRQADVAAANALTNRYIRETPIHFAYTPAGNAEFEAYWRDGAGRYPWLAAECAGRFAGYAKASLWREREAYRFTAECGLYVEPEFHRKGVGRALYGVLFERLASAGIHTLIAGITLPNEPSVRMHEALGFERVATFRQVGWKFEQWHDVGFWQRMV; encoded by the coding sequence ATGAGCACGAACGTCGTGGTTCGAGATTTTCGGCAGGCCGATGTGGCGGCGGCCAACGCGCTCACCAATCGCTACATCCGCGAGACGCCGATCCACTTCGCCTACACGCCCGCCGGCAATGCTGAATTCGAGGCGTACTGGCGTGACGGGGCGGGGCGATATCCATGGCTGGCCGCCGAGTGCGCCGGGCGCTTCGCCGGCTATGCCAAGGCGTCGTTGTGGCGCGAGCGCGAGGCGTACCGCTTCACGGCCGAATGCGGGCTGTACGTTGAGCCGGAGTTCCATCGCAAGGGCGTCGGGCGAGCGTTGTATGGCGTGCTGTTCGAGCGGCTGGCGTCGGCGGGAATTCACACGTTGATCGCGGGAATCACGCTGCCCAACGAGCCGTCTGTGCGAATGCACGAGGCGCTGGGCTTTGAGCGGGTCGCCACGTTCAGGCAAGTTGGCTGGAAATTCGAGCAGTGGCACGATGTGGGGTTTTGGCAGCGGATGGTGTAG
- a CDS encoding REJ domain protein, whose translation MRINRIGLSCVWGALIAISLACPAMAQNDDGTPPRIVSIDWLIARGPWERGLPPSIDFFTDFFPDDTDPDGIAEERDWLIAVIVARDPDFVDENGEPADEEVFFAQNTFWIARVPYLSPEPGPNIYDTGQCTPAEGNGYGADTPGFTDVTLTGLFHIPEWVGENQAKKRGLIAYDVEWLVEFCISNERCTLTGADDFIVVCAFESIYARSSPNLDPPSSTPFADAGGDVTVASGSTVTLDASRTFDADNIGFDPLDPNVFNSDDITYTWEFVSGPERIDPVYPDLVGTPFFAEVTLTMVGQYVYRVTVDDNVSGLPNSDIVTITVVDELPPNLAPTARITGPAGKVVTGAIVTLDGSASSDPESDELTYRWVQVDELGGDIPPDVIRREFQPLSGLGAPVSTWQAIKAGTYYFNLLVNDGENLAAARFSVEVIDAATGGAVVRDDTASTATPGDSAGNSGGTENSAAPLIPSCGSSLAPLAITPAVLLLMRGRRR comes from the coding sequence ATGCGTATCAATCGAATCGGTTTGTCGTGTGTCTGGGGCGCGCTGATCGCAATCTCGCTGGCTTGCCCGGCGATGGCGCAGAACGACGACGGCACGCCGCCCAGGATAGTGTCCATCGACTGGCTTATCGCCCGCGGCCCGTGGGAGCGCGGCCTGCCTCCCAGCATTGATTTCTTCACCGATTTCTTTCCCGACGACACCGACCCGGACGGCATCGCCGAGGAGCGCGATTGGCTCATCGCCGTGATTGTTGCTCGCGATCCCGACTTCGTCGACGAGAATGGCGAACCTGCCGACGAGGAAGTTTTCTTCGCCCAGAACACGTTCTGGATCGCGCGGGTGCCGTATCTCTCCCCCGAGCCGGGACCCAACATCTACGACACGGGCCAGTGCACTCCGGCCGAGGGCAATGGCTACGGCGCCGACACGCCGGGCTTTACGGACGTGACGTTAACCGGCCTGTTCCACATCCCGGAGTGGGTCGGAGAAAATCAGGCGAAAAAGCGCGGCCTGATCGCGTACGACGTCGAATGGCTGGTTGAATTTTGCATTTCGAATGAGCGTTGCACGCTCACCGGCGCCGATGATTTCATCGTCGTCTGCGCATTCGAGAGCATCTACGCCCGCTCCTCGCCCAACCTCGATCCGCCCAGCTCCACGCCGTTTGCCGACGCCGGCGGCGATGTCACCGTAGCGTCCGGATCGACCGTGACGCTCGACGCCTCGCGCACGTTTGATGCGGACAACATCGGCTTCGACCCGCTCGATCCGAATGTCTTCAATAGCGACGACATCACCTACACGTGGGAATTCGTCTCCGGCCCCGAGCGCATCGACCCGGTCTATCCCGACCTCGTCGGCACGCCCTTCTTCGCCGAGGTGACGCTCACCATGGTTGGGCAGTACGTCTATCGCGTGACCGTGGACGATAACGTCAGCGGCCTGCCGAATTCCGATATCGTCACCATCACCGTCGTTGACGAGCTTCCGCCCAACCTGGCGCCGACGGCGCGCATCACCGGCCCCGCCGGCAAGGTGGTTACCGGCGCCATCGTTACGCTCGATGGCTCAGCCTCCAGCGACCCGGAGAGCGATGAACTCACCTACCGCTGGGTTCAGGTCGATGAGCTGGGTGGTGATATCCCGCCCGACGTGATCCGCCGCGAATTCCAGCCGCTCAGCGGACTGGGCGCCCCAGTCTCAACCTGGCAGGCGATCAAGGCCGGAACGTACTACTTCAATCTGCTGGTGAACGACGGCGAGAATCTTGCCGCCGCCCGTTTCAGCGTCGAAGTGATCGACGCGGCCACCGGCGGTGCTGTCGTCCGCGACGACACGGCCTCGACCGCCACGCCCGGCGACAGCGCCGGCAATTCCGGCGGAACCGAGAATAGCGCCGCCCCGCTCATCCCGAGCTGCGGCAGCAGCCTCGCCCCGCTGGCGATCACGCCGGCGGTCTTGCTGCTGATGCGCGGCCGCCGACGCTAA
- a CDS encoding Flavin reductase like domain protein yields the protein MFVDVKSGAMPWRDVYKLCISFINPRPIALVSTLAADGRRNLAPFSFYNMVCARPPTVIVCTGVRRDGRPKDTLINIQETRQFVVATVTPAIARPMAATAAELPYGEDEFAFSGLTPAAASLVRPGLVKESPINIECGLQQIVSLGDGPGGAQVIFGDILAIHVDDGLLHDGQCDPNRLRTVGRLGGKWYADAANPYEMDIPEAPRR from the coding sequence GTGTTTGTTGACGTGAAATCGGGAGCGATGCCTTGGCGCGACGTGTACAAGCTGTGCATCAGTTTCATCAATCCGCGGCCGATCGCGCTGGTGTCGACGCTTGCGGCGGACGGCCGGCGCAACCTCGCTCCGTTCAGCTTCTACAACATGGTGTGCGCCCGGCCGCCGACGGTGATCGTCTGCACGGGGGTGCGGCGCGACGGGCGGCCCAAGGACACGTTGATCAACATCCAGGAGACGCGGCAGTTTGTGGTCGCGACGGTGACGCCCGCGATCGCACGGCCGATGGCGGCGACGGCGGCGGAACTGCCTTATGGCGAGGACGAATTCGCGTTCAGCGGGCTGACGCCGGCGGCGGCGAGCCTGGTGCGGCCGGGGCTGGTGAAGGAGTCGCCGATCAACATTGAGTGCGGATTGCAGCAGATTGTCAGTTTGGGGGATGGGCCGGGCGGGGCGCAGGTGATTTTTGGCGATATTCTGGCGATTCACGTGGACGACGGACTGCTGCACGACGGGCAGTGCGATCCGAACAGGCTGCGGACGGTCGGGCGCCTGGGTGGAAAGTGGTACGCTGATGCCGCGAATCCGTACGAGATGGACATTCCGGAAGCGCCGCGGCGCTGA
- the apt gene encoding Adenine phosphoribosyltransferase — protein sequence MTSVEKWLQVSQAADLREFIRDIPDFPKPGILFKDITPLLANPAALALSVELLVQPFRGRPIDMVAGAESRGFIFGTAAAKALSVGFIPIRKPGKLPHKVRRYQYSLEYGTDSLEVHDDACRPGQRVLIVDDVLASGGTLAASVALFKELGAEVVAVAVLIELVELRGRGKLGEIPVFSVMKY from the coding sequence ATGACCTCCGTCGAAAAGTGGCTCCAGGTCTCGCAGGCCGCCGATCTGCGTGAGTTCATTCGCGACATTCCCGATTTCCCGAAACCCGGCATCCTCTTCAAAGACATCACGCCGCTTTTGGCGAATCCGGCGGCTCTGGCGCTGTCGGTTGAGTTGCTGGTTCAGCCCTTCCGCGGCCGGCCGATCGACATGGTCGCCGGCGCGGAGTCCCGCGGATTTATTTTTGGGACGGCGGCCGCAAAAGCGCTCTCGGTGGGGTTCATTCCGATCCGAAAGCCCGGTAAACTGCCCCATAAGGTGCGGCGGTACCAGTACTCGCTGGAGTATGGAACCGACTCGCTGGAAGTGCATGACGACGCCTGTCGCCCCGGACAGCGCGTGCTGATCGTCGATGATGTTCTCGCCTCCGGCGGAACGTTGGCGGCGTCGGTTGCGTTGTTCAAGGAGCTCGGCGCAGAGGTCGTCGCGGTCGCGGTGCTGATCGAGCTGGTTGAGCTTCGCGGCCGCGGAAAGCTGGGAGAGATCCCGGTTTTCAGCGTGATGAAATACTGA
- a CDS encoding Alpha/beta hydrolase family protein codes for MPRAPRRCALRLSPLVCLLAAAGCAPQLPRNLDAPAPKQALLAQRGRVSLCAERGLDDAEWLQIRAEGFSNPIGGYFSDSGATRSSLVIVLDGACTYYSGGPAHSARNAHEHFAAPFRAAGFQTWCLALTECGSAFGDADLREAVAVVDWLHEEGGRLLGVDHVYVAGYSSGATVALLLNSMRHVTAVAAISPMCEPAQWQRHWSLYHFIADLYPRNEGMCQLRDTLEFYGPPGSPRWAALDSVAKIDQLHRPMLMVQGGERDVIHFSESFLHFQARYNELRREGAVLPLVEFVYLPDADHFEPVESPDVRRQIIDFFDRFEADQQAQPTPADPHTAARG; via the coding sequence ATGCCGCGTGCTCCGCGCCGTTGCGCTTTGCGCCTGTCGCCGCTCGTTTGCCTGCTGGCTGCCGCCGGCTGCGCGCCGCAACTGCCTCGGAATCTGGACGCCCCCGCGCCCAAGCAGGCGCTGCTGGCGCAGCGCGGCCGCGTCAGCCTGTGCGCCGAGCGCGGGCTGGATGACGCGGAGTGGCTGCAAATCCGGGCGGAGGGCTTCTCGAATCCGATCGGCGGCTATTTCAGCGACTCGGGTGCGACGCGGTCGTCGCTGGTCATCGTGCTGGACGGCGCCTGCACCTATTACAGCGGGGGTCCGGCGCACTCGGCCCGCAACGCCCACGAACATTTCGCGGCTCCTTTCCGGGCGGCCGGGTTCCAGACGTGGTGCCTGGCGCTGACGGAGTGCGGAAGCGCTTTCGGGGACGCGGACCTGCGCGAGGCCGTCGCTGTCGTGGACTGGCTGCACGAAGAGGGCGGCCGGCTTCTGGGCGTGGATCATGTGTACGTCGCGGGCTATTCGAGCGGCGCGACGGTGGCCTTGCTGCTCAACAGCATGCGCCACGTCACCGCCGTCGCGGCGATCAGCCCGATGTGCGAGCCGGCGCAGTGGCAGCGGCACTGGAGCCTGTACCACTTCATCGCCGACCTGTACCCGCGGAACGAGGGCATGTGCCAGCTTCGCGATACGCTCGAGTTCTACGGTCCGCCCGGTTCGCCGCGCTGGGCGGCGCTGGACAGCGTCGCGAAGATCGACCAGCTTCACCGGCCGATGCTGATGGTGCAGGGCGGCGAGCGCGACGTGATCCACTTTTCCGAGAGTTTTCTGCACTTCCAGGCGCGCTACAACGAACTGCGGCGGGAGGGTGCGGTGTTGCCGCTGGTCGAGTTCGTGTACCTGCCCGACGCGGACCATTTTGAGCCGGTGGAAAGTCCCGACGTGCGGCGGCAGATCATCGATTTCTTTGATCGCTTCGAGGCCGACCAGCAGGCTCAGCCGACGCCGGCCGATCCGCACACGGCGGCGCGGGGTTGA
- a CDS encoding Terminase-like family protein, producing MAKQKPRNRPRRAARPAPAASLPPLPWAQKFLPQFFEQAPARFHDELLSDLADDDRRLIARVAPRGHGKSTLASLAFPLWCLCQERCRNIVIITYESALATQFLRDIRTELESNETIIDAYGSLCAGGRLKRTERMLMTSAGACVQARGSGASLRGVRVGPHRPDLIICDDIEKDERVQSPQQRRKLEHWLRRVVLPALAPRGRLFLLGSIIHHDSLLARLADRAAWPGWDYRVYRAIEAQPRQGGHVLTPLWPQRWPLERLEEERRQIGSLAFEQEYQANPMDESLQVFRPEWMRRYTPDRLREAELAHVIAVDPATGAASGDYFAMFVGAVERGTGTIFVRELTLERIGIVEQVRRITAAFLRWKPVRIAIETVGYQVALKQALEEVSRRDGLFMPLVGQCRSTHKIARISALAPLIEGGRVLFPERLDPEVETQFAHFPKGGHDDAPDVCAMGVQACSGLHAGTSDIGLVRRSNPWIP from the coding sequence GTGGCAAAACAAAAACCGCGAAACCGGCCGCGCCGCGCGGCGCGCCCCGCCCCCGCCGCATCCTTGCCCCCCCTGCCCTGGGCGCAGAAATTCCTGCCGCAGTTCTTCGAGCAGGCCCCGGCGCGCTTTCATGACGAGCTCCTGTCCGACCTGGCCGACGACGACCGCCGCCTCATCGCCCGCGTCGCCCCGCGCGGACACGGCAAGAGCACGCTGGCGTCGCTCGCGTTCCCGCTGTGGTGCCTGTGCCAAGAGCGCTGCCGCAACATCGTCATCATCACCTACGAATCCGCCCTGGCCACGCAGTTCCTCCGCGACATCCGCACCGAGCTCGAATCCAACGAAACCATCATCGACGCCTACGGCTCCCTGTGCGCCGGAGGCCGGCTCAAACGCACCGAACGCATGCTCATGACCAGCGCCGGCGCCTGCGTACAGGCCCGCGGCAGCGGCGCCAGCCTGCGCGGCGTGCGCGTCGGCCCACACCGGCCCGACCTCATCATCTGCGACGACATCGAAAAGGACGAGCGCGTGCAGTCGCCGCAGCAGCGCCGCAAGCTCGAGCACTGGCTGCGGCGCGTCGTCCTCCCGGCGCTGGCGCCGCGCGGGCGGCTGTTCCTGCTCGGATCGATCATCCACCACGACTCGCTGCTGGCCCGCCTGGCCGACCGCGCCGCCTGGCCCGGCTGGGATTACCGCGTTTACCGCGCCATCGAGGCGCAGCCGCGCCAAGGCGGGCATGTCCTCACACCGCTCTGGCCGCAGCGCTGGCCGCTCGAACGCCTCGAGGAAGAGCGCCGCCAGATCGGCAGCCTGGCGTTCGAGCAGGAGTATCAGGCCAATCCGATGGACGAATCGCTCCAGGTCTTCCGGCCGGAGTGGATGCGGCGCTACACGCCGGACCGGCTGCGCGAGGCGGAGCTGGCGCACGTGATCGCCGTCGATCCGGCGACCGGCGCCGCATCCGGCGACTACTTCGCGATGTTCGTCGGCGCCGTGGAGCGCGGCACCGGGACCATCTTCGTCCGCGAGCTGACGCTCGAGCGCATCGGCATCGTCGAGCAGGTGCGCCGCATCACCGCGGCCTTCCTGCGCTGGAAGCCGGTGCGAATCGCCATCGAAACCGTCGGCTACCAGGTGGCGCTCAAGCAGGCCCTGGAGGAGGTGAGCCGCCGCGACGGGCTGTTCATGCCGCTGGTCGGCCAGTGCCGCTCAACCCACAAGATCGCCCGCATTTCCGCGCTGGCCCCGCTGATCGAAGGCGGGCGCGTGCTGTTTCCCGAGCGGCTCGACCCGGAAGTGGAGACGCAATTCGCGCATTTCCCCAAGGGCGGCCACGACGACGCCCCGGACGTGTGCGCCATGGGCGTGCAGGCCTGCAGCGGACTGCACGCCGGCACCAGCGACATCGGCCTGGTCCGCCGCTCAAACCCCTGGATTCCCTAG
- a CDS encoding FG-GAP repeat protein, whose protein sequence is MTIVRMSFSAIGAATLALSLGGCPNDQTGTLAEEVISSASNDAVIVTGESSIAMLAPSGRLAITGGTPVEAVWSVRATTRLSSVTLILDRDREPGTGNEIEIASGLDLSVNSRTIDTTTLSAGEYFIGVELFEIGVLTRFDYSEGSIVVNQAPAIDFTAPRDIVSHDRSRDVIPTISVAWTVTDPDSRVTTQIFLDSDSSANGNEILLRESNSQSGDSFSFDLPTFNFNAGTYRILALVNDGVQQFSFYAPGQIRLRGRLAGAIDLRDVETAGTTIAAAIFEGFNPRDNAGSFVSGVRDVDGDGFDDFVILSQFGKPLYATNLQRTGVGEAYLLYGRRQRFNGRINLNSTGTLFRGDVITGVREVADPIRPTRGITSFALLSDWDLDGVREMAFGLPFTDSLSEGFFNGSGAYDTSGWFRTGGVVVMSGVCLRPDLGFPGRSVILLSEVGTLVHEPGDNYIGTFPRCFEGFIGPKAPALTTGGDTLYYQHVAGVTSTPGGNLGSVRLGCRIGSLDFGDQFGEALAAFDFDSLAMAAPNRDPDTNTSIGRSVPGAGCISVFFNDSIGGNFPWRTTQGPDESEFFGYPGVTDPAAAAGLPHGGPYHYTCDDRGLIPIGAILRELSPGYIVTNHDFPQCTEPGYGSVPTPALTTRFYSSTNSARLSNVRSLGDFNTDGLQDLVIGAPFANEGRGATFIVLGRLKRLVEGAELELEELGLPSNSSNPPSRRVFDGIRVVGGPGERLGQSQDDAGDFNGDGVSDVIIGSTQVNNRAGGAAIFFGSREVINLTETEIPYAELPSRGLGIILTGENEGDLTGARVASVGDVDGDGNGDVMIAAPDKSIRMDLDQDGAIDIDRTNCGVVYLVYGSPRLTGTISLKDIGTEKLPGVKFIGPASGGFLGAGLGEQGDRSFGIAAAGDVDGDGNADFLMSSIKASPRDRVAAGEAYLIYGQN, encoded by the coding sequence ATGACGATCGTGCGAATGAGTTTCTCTGCGATTGGCGCCGCTACGCTGGCGCTCTCCCTCGGCGGTTGCCCGAACGACCAGACCGGAACGCTGGCCGAGGAAGTGATCAGCTCAGCGTCCAACGACGCCGTCATCGTCACCGGCGAGTCGTCCATCGCGATGCTGGCGCCCTCCGGCCGGCTGGCCATCACCGGCGGCACCCCGGTCGAAGCCGTCTGGTCCGTGCGCGCCACCACGCGCCTCTCCAGCGTCACGCTGATTCTCGACCGCGACCGCGAGCCGGGCACCGGCAACGAGATCGAGATCGCCTCCGGCCTCGACCTGAGCGTCAACAGCCGTACGATCGATACGACCACGCTTTCCGCCGGCGAGTATTTCATCGGCGTCGAGCTCTTTGAAATCGGCGTGCTGACGCGCTTCGACTATTCAGAAGGGTCGATCGTCGTCAACCAGGCGCCCGCGATCGACTTCACCGCCCCGCGCGACATCGTCTCCCATGACCGCTCACGCGACGTGATCCCCACCATCAGCGTCGCCTGGACCGTCACCGACCCGGACAGCCGCGTCACCACGCAGATCTTTCTGGATTCCGACTCCTCGGCCAACGGCAACGAGATCCTGCTCCGCGAGAGCAACTCGCAGAGCGGCGACAGCTTCTCCTTCGACCTGCCCACGTTCAACTTCAACGCCGGAACTTACCGCATTCTCGCGCTGGTCAATGACGGCGTGCAGCAATTCTCGTTCTACGCCCCCGGCCAGATTCGTCTGCGCGGCCGACTGGCCGGCGCCATCGACCTGCGCGACGTCGAAACCGCCGGCACCACCATCGCCGCCGCGATCTTCGAGGGCTTCAACCCGCGCGACAACGCCGGCAGCTTCGTCTCCGGCGTCCGCGACGTCGACGGCGACGGCTTCGACGATTTCGTGATCCTCTCGCAGTTCGGCAAGCCGCTTTACGCCACCAATCTTCAGCGCACCGGCGTCGGCGAGGCCTACCTGCTTTACGGCCGCCGGCAACGATTCAACGGCCGCATCAATCTGAACTCGACCGGCACGCTCTTCAGAGGCGACGTCATCACCGGCGTGCGCGAGGTGGCCGACCCCATCCGTCCGACGCGCGGCATCACCAGCTTCGCGCTGCTTTCGGACTGGGACCTGGACGGCGTGCGCGAGATGGCCTTCGGCCTGCCCTTCACCGACTCGCTCAGCGAGGGTTTCTTCAATGGCAGCGGCGCCTATGACACGAGCGGCTGGTTCCGCACCGGCGGCGTAGTTGTCATGTCCGGCGTCTGCCTGCGGCCCGATCTCGGGTTCCCCGGCCGCAGCGTCATTCTGCTGAGCGAAGTCGGCACGCTGGTTCACGAGCCCGGCGACAACTACATCGGGACGTTCCCGCGCTGTTTCGAGGGGTTCATCGGTCCAAAGGCCCCCGCGCTCACGACCGGCGGCGACACGCTGTACTACCAGCACGTCGCCGGCGTCACCAGCACGCCTGGCGGAAATCTCGGCTCGGTCCGCCTCGGCTGCCGTATCGGCAGCCTCGACTTCGGCGACCAGTTCGGCGAGGCGCTCGCCGCGTTCGACTTCGATTCACTCGCCATGGCGGCTCCGAACCGCGACCCGGACACGAACACCTCCATCGGCCGCTCGGTGCCGGGCGCCGGCTGCATCAGCGTCTTCTTCAATGATTCGATCGGCGGCAACTTCCCCTGGCGCACGACCCAGGGTCCCGACGAATCCGAGTTCTTCGGCTACCCCGGCGTCACGGATCCGGCCGCCGCGGCCGGTCTGCCGCACGGCGGACCGTACCACTACACCTGCGATGATCGCGGCTTGATCCCAATCGGTGCGATCCTGCGCGAGCTCTCGCCGGGCTACATTGTGACGAATCACGACTTCCCGCAATGCACGGAGCCAGGCTACGGCTCCGTTCCGACGCCCGCTCTGACCACGCGGTTTTACAGCTCCACCAACTCCGCCCGACTCAGCAACGTCCGCTCGCTGGGTGACTTCAACACCGACGGCTTACAGGACCTCGTGATCGGCGCTCCCTTCGCAAACGAAGGACGTGGCGCCACGTTCATCGTGCTCGGGCGGCTCAAACGCCTGGTTGAAGGCGCCGAGCTGGAACTGGAAGAGCTCGGACTGCCCTCGAACTCCAGCAACCCGCCCAGCCGCCGCGTCTTCGACGGCATCCGTGTCGTCGGCGGCCCCGGCGAGCGGCTCGGACAGTCGCAGGATGACGCCGGCGACTTCAACGGCGACGGCGTCTCGGACGTGATCATCGGCTCGACGCAGGTCAACAACCGCGCCGGCGGCGCGGCGATCTTCTTCGGCTCGCGCGAAGTCATCAACCTGACCGAAACCGAAATCCCCTATGCCGAACTTCCGTCACGCGGCCTGGGCATCATCCTGACCGGCGAAAACGAAGGCGACCTGACCGGCGCCCGCGTCGCCAGCGTCGGAGACGTGGACGGCGACGGCAACGGCGACGTCATGATCGCCGCCCCGGACAAGTCCATCCGCATGGACCTCGACCAGGACGGCGCCATCGACATCGACCGCACCAACTGCGGCGTCGTCTATCTCGTCTACGGCTCGCCGCGCCTGACCGGCACAATCAGCCTGAAAGACATCGGCACCGAGAAGTTGCCGGGCGTGAAGTTCATCGGACCGGCCAGCGGCGGATTCCTCGGCGCCGGCCTGGGCGAACAGGGCGACCGCAGCTTCGGCATCGCCGCCGCCGGCGACGTCGACGGCGACGGCAACGCCGACTTCCTCATGAGTTCGATCAAGGCCTCGCCGCGCGACCGCGTCGCGGCGGGAGAAGCGTACCTGATTTACGGACAGAACTAG
- the mqnE_2 gene encoding Aminodeoxyfutalosine synthase: MLRRTAPLDPALEPIREKVIAGQRLTRDDGLMLYRSRDIFTVGELANVVRERLHGRRAYYNINRHINYTNYCVLRCKFCSFYRQMPKGGAPGAGRGARQPSETSALETSSPAALLEPAAPHVHDDNGGYEYSLDQIFDVAVEAAEQGATEVHIVGGLHPTLPFQFYLDMCRGIRQRAPRLHIKAFTAIEIVHFTRIARPRLSIEEVLTQLRAAGLDSLPGGGAEIFDDRVHDEAFKNKVGEKHWFDVHRAAHKLGIPTNATMLYGHVETIDERITHMIKLRELQDEALARMSNVECRMSNEQAIGSLEDGNRPANSTFDLRHSAFQCCIPLSFIPDGSALAHLPGPTGLDDLRTLAVARLMLDNFPHIKAFWIMQSPKLSQVALNWGVDDFDGTVIWYDITKREGRGTNRQELSVDQICRLIREAGCEPVERDTFYRPVARARDQGPRDQGTEGPRDKGIKGAQQA; this comes from the coding sequence GTGCTCAGACGGACCGCACCGCTCGATCCCGCGCTAGAGCCCATTCGCGAAAAAGTCATCGCGGGACAGCGCCTGACGCGCGACGACGGGCTGATGCTCTATCGCTCACGCGACATCTTCACCGTCGGCGAGCTGGCCAACGTCGTCCGCGAGCGGCTGCACGGGCGCCGTGCGTACTACAACATCAACCGGCACATCAATTACACCAACTACTGCGTGCTGCGTTGCAAATTCTGCTCCTTCTACCGGCAGATGCCGAAAGGCGGGGCGCCGGGCGCGGGGCGCGGGGCGCGGCAGCCTTCCGAAACATCGGCGCTCGAAACGAGCTCGCCGGCCGCGCTGCTCGAGCCGGCAGCGCCGCACGTTCATGATGACAACGGCGGATACGAGTATTCGTTGGACCAGATCTTCGACGTCGCGGTCGAGGCCGCCGAGCAGGGCGCGACCGAGGTGCACATCGTCGGCGGCCTGCACCCGACGCTGCCGTTCCAGTTCTATCTGGACATGTGCCGCGGCATCCGGCAGCGCGCCCCGCGGCTGCACATCAAGGCGTTCACCGCCATCGAGATCGTCCACTTCACGCGCATCGCCCGCCCCCGTCTCAGCATCGAGGAAGTGCTGACCCAGCTTCGCGCGGCCGGGCTGGACAGCCTGCCGGGCGGCGGCGCGGAGATTTTCGACGACCGTGTGCACGACGAGGCCTTCAAGAACAAGGTCGGCGAAAAACACTGGTTCGACGTTCACCGCGCCGCCCACAAGCTCGGCATCCCCACCAACGCGACCATGCTCTACGGCCACGTCGAGACGATCGACGAGCGCATCACGCACATGATCAAGCTCCGCGAGCTGCAGGACGAGGCGCTCGCGCGAATGTCGAATGTCGAATGTCGAATGTCCAATGAGCAAGCGATCGGCTCGCTGGAGGATGGGAACCGCCCGGCGAATTCGACATTCGACCTTCGACATTCCGCATTTCAGTGCTGCATCCCCCTCTCCTTCATCCCCGACGGCAGCGCCCTCGCCCATCTGCCCGGGCCGACCGGGCTCGACGACCTGCGAACTCTGGCCGTCGCGCGGCTGATGCTGGACAACTTCCCGCACATCAAGGCCTTCTGGATCATGCAATCGCCCAAGCTGTCGCAGGTGGCGCTGAACTGGGGCGTCGACGACTTCGACGGCACCGTGATCTGGTACGACATCACCAAGCGCGAAGGCCGCGGCACCAACCGTCAGGAGTTGAGCGTCGATCAAATCTGCCGCCTCATCCGAGAGGCAGGCTGCGAGCCGGTCGAGCGCGACACCTTCTACCGACCGGTCGCACGAGCGCGGGATCAGGGACCGAGGGATCAAGGGACCGAGGGACCGAGGGATAAAGGGATAAAGGGCGCGCAGCAGGCGTGA